From Cellulophaga lytica DSM 7489, a single genomic window includes:
- a CDS encoding glycoside hydrolase family 5 protein yields the protein MKTFALKTVLLVFFLSFLSCDNSSNDLIDAINDNNEETKEEENTNEDENNSNNTAKTVVDAYGQLRIKGSKIVDKNDNAIQLRGMSLFWSQWMPQYYTTGTVSWLKEDWNVTIVRAAMAVEDNDGYLSNPEREKAKIFTVIDAAIEQGIYVIVDWHSHHAENHLSEAKSFFAEVAQKYGDKPNIIYEIYNEPLDGVSWNNTLKPYHEAVIKEIRKYDPDNIVVCGTRVWSQRVDEVIGNEINDANVAYTLHYYAASHKQYLRDIAKQAIDNNLAIFVTEYGTTEYTGDGYVDTAESKAWWKFLDDNKISWCNWSIADKNEKSAALTPGASGNGNWSLDQVTESGKLVRTELIEKNPTF from the coding sequence ATGAAAACATTTGCATTAAAAACAGTATTACTCGTATTTTTTTTATCTTTTTTATCTTGTGACAATTCATCTAACGACCTAATAGATGCAATTAATGATAATAACGAAGAAACTAAAGAAGAAGAAAACACCAATGAAGATGAAAACAACAGTAACAACACTGCAAAAACTGTTGTAGATGCGTACGGACAACTACGCATTAAAGGAAGTAAAATTGTAGACAAAAATGACAACGCAATACAATTACGTGGTATGTCTTTATTTTGGAGCCAATGGATGCCACAATACTACACAACAGGCACCGTATCATGGCTAAAAGAGGATTGGAACGTTACCATTGTAAGAGCAGCTATGGCTGTAGAAGATAATGATGGTTACCTAAGCAACCCAGAAAGAGAAAAAGCTAAAATATTTACAGTTATAGATGCCGCTATAGAACAAGGTATTTATGTTATTGTAGATTGGCACAGTCACCACGCAGAAAATCACCTAAGTGAAGCAAAAAGTTTTTTTGCAGAAGTTGCCCAAAAATACGGAGACAAGCCTAACATTATCTACGAAATTTACAACGAACCTTTAGATGGTGTTTCATGGAACAACACACTTAAGCCATACCATGAAGCTGTTATTAAAGAAATTAGAAAGTATGACCCAGACAATATTGTAGTTTGTGGTACTAGAGTATGGTCTCAACGTGTTGATGAAGTAATTGGCAATGAAATTAATGATGCCAACGTAGCGTATACTCTTCATTACTATGCAGCTAGTCACAAGCAATATTTAAGAGATATTGCCAAACAAGCCATAGACAACAACTTGGCTATTTTTGTTACAGAATATGGCACAACAGAATACACTGGTGATGGGTATGTAGACACTGCAGAGAGTAAAGCTTGGTGGAAATTTTTAGACGATAACAAAATATCATGGTGTAATTGGTCTATAGCAGATAAAAACGAAAAATCTGCGGCATTAACTCCTGGAGCTAGTGGCAATGGTAATTGGAGCTTAGATCAAGTAACGGAATCTGGAAAATTAGTACGAACAGAATTAATAGAAAAGAATCCTACTTTTTAA
- a CDS encoding aminoacyl-histidine dipeptidase, producing the protein MSKDIRELEPKAVWNKFADLNAVPRPSKKEERVIQFMLDFGASLQLETLKDEVGNVIIRKPATPGLENKKMVTLQSHLDMVHQKNNDTVFDFDTQGIQMYIDGDWVRAQGTTLGADNGMGVATIMALLESTDIPHPALEALFTIDEETGMTGAMGLKGGVLQGDILLNLDTEEDDEIDIGCAGGVDITARRIYELEPVQANFTGYKVTVKGLNGGHSGMDIHRGLGNANKIMNRLLYNISLHTDLAISEIDGGSLRNAIPRESNAIVAVKVTDEFLANFEKLVNTIKSELKVTEPNLIISLTEVALPENVMEKEAQQKMLRGIYTAHNGVYAMSASMADLVETSNNIARVIVKDGAIKIGCLTRSSVNSGKMDLANALKSAFELADFKVDFSGEYPGWNPNPDSAILKVLSAQYKTVFGTDAKVVACHAGLECGILGQNYPDMDMISFGPTIKGAHSPDERVSISSVQKFWKFTLEVLKNSPA; encoded by the coding sequence ATGAGTAAAGATATAAGAGAGTTAGAACCAAAAGCAGTTTGGAACAAATTTGCAGACTTAAATGCAGTACCAAGACCTTCTAAAAAAGAAGAACGTGTTATACAGTTTATGTTAGATTTTGGCGCTTCTTTACAATTAGAAACTTTAAAAGATGAGGTTGGTAATGTTATTATTAGAAAGCCAGCAACACCAGGTTTAGAAAATAAAAAAATGGTTACGTTGCAGTCTCATTTAGATATGGTACACCAAAAAAATAACGATACTGTTTTTGATTTTGATACTCAAGGCATACAAATGTACATAGATGGTGACTGGGTTAGAGCTCAAGGAACTACGTTAGGAGCCGATAACGGTATGGGTGTTGCTACAATAATGGCTTTGTTAGAAAGCACAGATATACCACACCCTGCTTTAGAAGCTTTATTTACTATTGATGAAGAAACAGGAATGACTGGTGCTATGGGGTTAAAAGGTGGCGTTTTGCAAGGCGATATCCTTTTAAATTTAGACACAGAAGAAGATGATGAGATTGATATAGGTTGTGCAGGAGGTGTAGATATTACTGCAAGAAGAATTTATGAATTAGAGCCTGTGCAGGCAAACTTTACAGGATATAAAGTAACTGTTAAAGGATTAAATGGTGGTCATAGTGGTATGGATATACACCGTGGTTTGGGCAATGCTAATAAAATAATGAATAGGCTGCTTTATAACATAAGCTTACATACTGATTTGGCCATTTCTGAGATTGATGGTGGTAGTTTGCGTAATGCAATACCAAGAGAAAGCAATGCTATTGTTGCTGTAAAAGTTACAGATGAGTTTTTGGCTAATTTTGAAAAGTTGGTAAATACTATTAAATCTGAATTGAAAGTTACGGAGCCAAATTTAATTATCTCTTTAACAGAGGTTGCCTTGCCAGAAAATGTTATGGAAAAAGAGGCTCAACAAAAAATGTTACGTGGTATTTACACAGCACATAACGGTGTGTATGCAATGAGTGCTAGTATGGCAGATTTGGTAGAGACATCTAACAACATAGCAAGAGTTATAGTTAAAGACGGAGCAATAAAAATAGGATGCCTAACTAGGTCTTCTGTAAACTCTGGAAAAATGGATTTAGCTAACGCATTAAAGTCTGCTTTTGAATTAGCAGATTTTAAGGTAGACTTTAGTGGTGAATATCCAGGATGGAATCCTAATCCAGATTCGGCTATTTTAAAAGTGTTAAGTGCACAGTATAAAACCGTTTTTGGTACAGATGCAAAGGTGGTGGCTTGCCATGCTGGTTTAGAGTGTGGTATTTTAGGTCAGAATTACCCAGATATGGATATGATTAGTTTTGGGCCAACTATAAAAGGAGCTCACTCACCAGATGAACGTGTTAGTATTTCTTCTGTACAAAAGTTTTGGAAATTTACTTTAGAAGTGCTAAAAAATAGTCCGGCTTAA
- a CDS encoding DUF3810 domain-containing protein: MKSKLKNGIALLLPIQIVLVKWLANYPSFIEKYYSNGLYQYTSKFFRYLLGWIPFSVGDILYAALIIFALKYVIKKRKYIKQKPLIFLRNILVVLSIAYFTFHFCWGLNYYREPLYKTLQIKENHSLAELESFVSRLIEKTNTIHKTITEDSTKAVVMPYNKAEIYDLTTVGYTELQKKYPFLNYQTPSLKTSLYSTGLSYAGYGGYLNPFTNEAQVNGKIPLYRYPVIAGHEAGHQIGYSAENETNFIGYLVTANNTDIYFKYAAYSYALSYCLSDIRYNNPELFNQLYSNLNVGVKKNYQELSTFWGNYENPMEPVLKSVYSTFLKANNQTDGMKSYSRIVTLLVAYHQKHPL; encoded by the coding sequence ATGAAGTCAAAATTAAAAAATGGTATTGCTCTTTTGTTGCCTATACAAATAGTATTGGTAAAATGGTTGGCCAACTATCCTTCATTTATTGAAAAATATTACAGTAATGGTTTGTACCAATACACTTCTAAGTTTTTTAGGTATTTATTAGGTTGGATACCATTTTCTGTTGGCGATATTTTATACGCTGCATTAATTATATTTGCTCTTAAATACGTTATTAAAAAAAGAAAATATATAAAGCAAAAACCTCTCATTTTTTTAAGAAATATTCTGGTAGTTTTATCTATTGCTTATTTTACTTTTCATTTTTGTTGGGGGTTAAACTACTACAGAGAACCACTATACAAAACATTACAAATTAAAGAGAATCATTCTTTAGCAGAATTAGAATCTTTTGTTTCTAGGTTAATAGAAAAAACAAATACCATACATAAAACTATTACAGAAGACAGTACTAAAGCTGTTGTTATGCCCTATAACAAAGCAGAGATTTATGATTTAACAACCGTAGGGTACACAGAATTACAAAAAAAATACCCATTTTTAAATTATCAAACACCTAGCTTAAAAACCTCTTTATATAGTACAGGTTTAAGCTATGCAGGTTACGGTGGCTACCTTAACCCTTTTACTAATGAAGCTCAGGTAAATGGTAAAATTCCACTGTACAGGTATCCTGTAATTGCAGGTCATGAAGCCGGACACCAAATTGGATATTCTGCAGAAAATGAAACCAATTTTATTGGGTATTTGGTAACTGCTAACAATACAGATATTTACTTTAAATATGCTGCCTACTCATACGCATTAAGCTATTGTTTAAGTGATATTAGATACAATAATCCAGAATTATTTAATCAACTTTATAGTAATTTAAATGTTGGAGTTAAAAAAAACTATCAAGAATTAAGTACTTTTTGGGGTAATTATGAAAACCCTATGGAGCCTGTTTTAAAATCTGTTTACAGCACTTTTTTAAAAGCAAACAACCAAACAGATGGTATGAAAAGCTACAGCAGAATTGTAACATTATTGGTTGCCTACCATCAAAAACACCCATTATAA
- a CDS encoding amidohydrolase family protein: MRIRLLSLALFLASATVFAQDYFPTNTGVKSKNNNYTAFTNAKIFVTPTQVVENGTLLIKNGKVVQVGKSVTVPKNTVTVNLKGKSIYPSFIDIYSDFGVKKPKASGGRSTQYEATRHGYYWNDHIMPENNAISVFKFDAKKAAEYQKAGFGVVNSHIQDGIARGTGILVTLNDDGTNSDRILDDKSAQYFSLTRSAIKKQSYPSSLMGSLALLRQMYSDAAWYANGNSDTKDLSLEALNKNKGLVQIFEAGDKGHALRADKIGDANNIQYVILAGGNEYESIADIKATNATYIVPINFPDAYDVSNPYQADNVSLADMRRWNQAPSNPKVLADNSVPFTFTTYDLKSPAAFKSKLLKAIAYGLPKTKALEALTTVPAQILGKSNQIGSLKSGSYANFLITSGDVFDKNTTLYENWVQGQKNVITDKDVKDINGTYNLAVDGTTYKLEIKGATDKPSATLKQDSTTIKSKFSYKENWIDLAFATNKGEKRYRMTGIVTPNSNNISGKLVLPNGTESTFVATKTGDVDKKEKNKKETTTPDLMPVTYPNVGYGYANKPKQENILFKNATVWTSEDAGILKNTDVLVKKGKIVKIGTNLSAGGATVIDATGKHLTAGIIDEHSHIAGLSINEGGQNSSAEVKMEDVVDNEDVDIYRNLAGGVTTIQLLHGSANPIGGRSALLKLKWGESADEMIYDNSPKFIKFALGENVKQSNWGSRSRFPQTRMGVEQMFIDYFQRGKEYDEKKKSGEPYRYDEEMEVIAEIINGERFISCHSYVQSEINMLMKVAEKFNFKVNTFTHILEGYKVADKMKEHGVGASTFSDWWAYKYEVNDAIPYNAAIMQSQGVTVAINSDDAEMSRRLNQEAAKTVKYGDMTELEAWKMVTINPAKLLHLDNRVGSIKEGKDADLVLWNNHPLSVYAKAEKTLIEGVVYFDLEKDKQQRTAIKNERNKLITMMLEEKEGGKPTQKPIKKQKPKFHCDTMDAEW, from the coding sequence ATGAGAATACGACTCCTATCGCTTGCCCTATTTTTGGCAAGTGCTACCGTGTTTGCACAGGATTATTTCCCTACAAACACTGGTGTAAAATCTAAAAACAACAATTACACCGCCTTTACAAATGCTAAAATATTTGTTACTCCTACACAAGTTGTAGAAAACGGAACTCTACTTATTAAAAACGGAAAAGTAGTACAAGTAGGTAAAAGTGTTACTGTACCTAAAAATACAGTAACTGTAAACCTAAAAGGAAAATCTATTTACCCTTCGTTTATAGATATTTACTCAGACTTTGGTGTAAAAAAGCCTAAAGCATCTGGCGGTAGATCTACACAGTATGAAGCTACAAGACACGGTTATTATTGGAATGACCATATAATGCCAGAAAATAATGCTATATCTGTTTTTAAGTTTGATGCTAAAAAAGCTGCTGAATACCAAAAAGCAGGTTTTGGTGTTGTAAACTCTCATATACAAGATGGTATTGCTCGTGGTACAGGTATACTTGTTACTTTAAATGATGATGGTACAAATAGCGATCGTATTTTAGATGACAAATCTGCACAATATTTTTCTTTAACTAGAAGCGCCATAAAAAAACAATCTTACCCTTCTTCATTAATGGGTTCTTTGGCTTTACTAAGGCAAATGTATTCTGATGCTGCTTGGTATGCAAATGGCAATAGTGACACAAAAGATTTGTCTTTAGAAGCTTTAAATAAAAATAAAGGTTTGGTTCAAATTTTTGAAGCTGGTGATAAGGGTCACGCTTTAAGAGCAGATAAAATAGGAGACGCAAACAATATACAATATGTAATTTTAGCTGGTGGTAATGAGTATGAGAGCATTGCAGATATTAAAGCTACAAATGCTACTTACATTGTACCTATTAACTTTCCAGATGCTTATGATGTATCTAACCCATACCAAGCAGATAATGTTTCTTTAGCAGATATGAGACGTTGGAACCAAGCACCTTCTAACCCAAAAGTACTTGCAGATAACAGTGTTCCTTTTACGTTTACTACGTATGACCTTAAATCTCCTGCTGCTTTTAAAAGTAAATTATTAAAAGCTATTGCATACGGTTTACCAAAAACAAAAGCTCTAGAGGCTTTAACAACTGTACCTGCGCAAATACTTGGTAAATCTAACCAAATAGGTTCTCTTAAAAGTGGCAGCTACGCAAACTTTTTAATTACTTCTGGTGATGTTTTTGACAAAAACACTACACTTTACGAAAACTGGGTTCAAGGACAAAAAAATGTAATAACAGATAAAGATGTTAAAGACATAAATGGAACCTATAATTTAGCTGTAGATGGCACAACTTATAAGTTAGAAATTAAAGGGGCTACAGATAAACCTTCTGCTACTTTAAAACAAGACTCTACCACTATTAAGTCTAAATTCTCATATAAAGAGAATTGGATAGATCTTGCCTTTGCCACTAATAAAGGAGAAAAAAGATATAGAATGACGGGTATTGTTACCCCTAACTCTAACAATATTAGCGGTAAATTAGTATTACCAAACGGAACTGAATCTACTTTTGTTGCTACAAAAACAGGAGATGTAGATAAAAAAGAGAAAAACAAAAAAGAAACTACTACACCAGATTTAATGCCGGTTACCTACCCTAACGTTGGTTATGGTTACGCAAACAAACCAAAACAAGAAAACATATTGTTTAAAAACGCTACAGTTTGGACAAGTGAAGATGCTGGTATTTTAAAAAATACAGATGTACTTGTAAAAAAGGGTAAAATTGTAAAAATAGGTACCAACTTAAGTGCAGGTGGAGCAACAGTTATAGATGCAACTGGTAAGCATTTAACAGCTGGTATTATAGATGAGCACTCACATATTGCAGGCTTAAGTATTAATGAAGGCGGGCAAAACTCTTCTGCAGAAGTAAAAATGGAAGATGTAGTAGATAACGAAGATGTAGACATTTACCGCAATCTTGCTGGTGGTGTAACAACTATACAATTATTACACGGTTCTGCTAACCCTATTGGAGGGCGTTCTGCTTTATTAAAGTTAAAGTGGGGAGAAAGTGCAGATGAAATGATTTACGATAATTCTCCTAAATTTATAAAATTTGCTTTAGGTGAAAATGTAAAACAAAGCAACTGGGGCAGTCGTTCTCGTTTTCCTCAAACAAGAATGGGTGTAGAACAAATGTTTATAGATTACTTTCAACGTGGTAAGGAATATGACGAAAAGAAAAAAAGTGGTGAACCATACCGTTATGATGAAGAAATGGAAGTAATTGCAGAAATAATTAACGGAGAACGTTTTATTAGTTGCCACTCTTACGTACAGTCAGAAATTAATATGTTAATGAAAGTTGCAGAAAAGTTCAACTTTAAAGTAAACACTTTTACACATATTTTAGAAGGTTACAAGGTTGCAGATAAAATGAAAGAACACGGGGTTGGAGCATCTACATTTAGCGATTGGTGGGCTTACAAGTATGAGGTTAATGATGCTATACCATACAATGCAGCTATAATGCAAAGTCAAGGTGTTACTGTTGCTATTAACAGTGATGATGCAGAAATGTCTAGAAGGTTAAACCAAGAAGCTGCCAAAACTGTTAAATACGGAGATATGACAGAGCTTGAGGCTTGGAAAATGGTAACTATTAATCCTGCTAAATTATTACACCTAGACAATCGTGTAGGTAGTATTAAAGAAGGTAAAGATGCAGATTTAGTGCTTTGGAACAACCATCCACTATCTGTTTATGCAAAAGCAGAAAAAACATTAATAGAAGGTGTTGTATATTTTGATTTAGAAAAAGACAAACAACAAAGAACTGCTATTAAAAACGAAAGAAACAAGCTTATTACAATGATGCTTGAAGAAAAAGAAGGTGGCAAACCAACACAAAAGCCTATTAAGAAACAAAAACCTAAGTTCCATTGTGATACTATGGATGCTGAGTGGTAA
- a CDS encoding amidohydrolase family protein produces the protein MKRIIYILLVFCFTANGFAQQTPASPQKEAITIEGAVAHLGDGTVIENSLIMFEGGKITFVGDAKMRIARKGKVINAKGKHVYPGFIAACTVLGLVEVDAVRASDDQAEIGGMIPHVRSLIAYNSESKVIESMRPNGVLMAQIAPRGGVIPGTSSVVQLDAWNWEDAAVKTDDGIHLHWPNSYRRGRWWLGEPRGLQPNKNYKKDISNVVDFIVNAKAYNETTAKPFHQEFAAMEGLFSGEQKLYVYADGEKEIIDAVTTLKENDIKNVVLVGGYNAYKITDFLKKHNIPVLVRAMHNLPSNNDDDYDLPYKMAKLLTEGGLLVGIQNNGEANFQNRNLPFYAGQAVAYGMEKEAALQLITSNTAKILGIDDTHGTLAVGKSATLFISEGDALEMRTNKLQKAFIDGRDVSLETHQTELYKRYMGKYNRGE, from the coding sequence ATGAAAAGAATTATATACATACTGCTAGTATTTTGCTTTACCGCAAATGGGTTTGCACAACAAACACCAGCTAGCCCACAAAAAGAAGCCATTACCATAGAGGGTGCAGTTGCCCACTTAGGTGACGGTACAGTTATAGAAAACTCTCTTATTATGTTTGAAGGTGGTAAAATTACCTTTGTAGGAGATGCTAAAATGAGAATTGCTCGTAAAGGAAAGGTTATTAATGCTAAAGGAAAACATGTATACCCTGGTTTTATTGCCGCATGTACGGTTTTAGGTCTGGTAGAAGTAGATGCTGTAAGAGCTAGTGATGACCAAGCAGAAATTGGTGGAATGATACCACACGTAAGAAGTTTAATTGCTTATAACTCAGAATCTAAAGTAATAGAGAGTATGCGCCCTAATGGTGTACTTATGGCACAAATAGCTCCAAGAGGTGGTGTTATACCTGGTACATCTTCTGTAGTACAATTAGATGCTTGGAACTGGGAAGATGCTGCTGTAAAAACCGATGACGGTATACATTTACACTGGCCAAACTCATACAGAAGAGGCCGTTGGTGGCTAGGTGAACCAAGAGGTTTACAACCAAATAAAAATTACAAAAAAGACATTTCTAATGTGGTAGATTTTATTGTAAACGCTAAAGCTTATAATGAAACCACAGCCAAACCTTTTCATCAAGAGTTTGCTGCTATGGAAGGACTTTTTTCTGGAGAACAAAAATTATATGTGTATGCAGATGGTGAAAAAGAAATTATAGACGCTGTAACAACTTTAAAAGAAAATGACATTAAAAATGTTGTTTTAGTTGGCGGATATAATGCCTATAAAATTACAGACTTTCTAAAAAAACACAATATTCCTGTTTTAGTAAGAGCAATGCATAATTTACCAAGTAATAATGATGATGATTATGACTTACCATATAAAATGGCTAAGCTATTAACAGAAGGCGGATTGCTGGTTGGTATACAAAATAATGGTGAAGCAAATTTCCAGAACAGAAACTTACCTTTTTACGCTGGTCAAGCTGTAGCTTACGGTATGGAAAAAGAAGCTGCTTTGCAATTAATTACTAGTAATACAGCTAAAATTTTAGGAATTGATGATACACACGGTACGTTGGCTGTTGGCAAAAGTGCTACTTTATTTATTTCTGAAGGAGATGCCTTAGAAATGCGTACTAATAAACTACAAAAAGCTTTTATAGACGGTAGAGATGTGTCTTTAGAAACACACCAAACAGAATTGTATAAAAGATATATGGGTAAATATAATAGAGGAGAGTAA
- a CDS encoding DUF6503 family protein translates to MKYLALALFSVLIVSCKQEKKQTTTEKAETKEILEVKINAYPNELQQVFDAHGGISAWKNMKSLVFDIPKPDARETHIINLHTREDKIVTPKHTIGHNGSKTWLLDTEGEFKGDAVFYHNLMFYFYAMPFVLGDDGIVYGETEPVVYEGKSYPGVKISYNPGVGASYKDLYFIHFDPDTKQMAWLGYSVSYRSGEVSNKYSWIHYNDWATVNGLLLPKSITWHNVKEGVIKDARNTVTFENIEISKEAKPSSFFAKPEAAVFVEGKIQE, encoded by the coding sequence ATGAAGTATTTAGCATTGGCCTTATTTTCTGTTTTAATTGTTTCTTGCAAACAAGAAAAAAAACAAACTACAACAGAAAAAGCTGAGACAAAGGAAATATTAGAAGTAAAAATTAACGCTTACCCTAATGAGTTGCAACAAGTTTTTGATGCTCACGGAGGTATAAGTGCTTGGAAAAATATGAAAAGTTTGGTTTTTGACATTCCTAAACCAGATGCTAGAGAAACACATATTATAAACTTACACACAAGAGAAGATAAAATAGTTACCCCAAAACATACTATTGGGCATAACGGCTCTAAAACTTGGTTGTTAGATACTGAAGGAGAATTTAAAGGCGATGCTGTTTTTTACCATAACCTTATGTTTTACTTTTATGCAATGCCTTTTGTTTTAGGTGATGATGGTATTGTTTACGGTGAAACAGAACCTGTAGTTTATGAGGGGAAAAGTTATCCTGGAGTAAAAATTAGTTACAACCCTGGCGTAGGAGCATCTTATAAAGATTTATACTTTATACATTTTGATCCGGATACAAAGCAAATGGCTTGGTTAGGTTATAGCGTTAGTTACAGAAGCGGAGAAGTTAGTAATAAGTACAGTTGGATACATTATAATGATTGGGCTACTGTAAATGGTTTATTGTTACCAAAGTCTATTACGTGGCACAATGTAAAAGAAGGTGTTATTAAAGATGCAAGAAATACAGTTACATTTGAAAATATTGAGATTAGTAAAGAGGCAAAGCCATCATCATTTTTTGCTAAGCCAGAAGCTGCAGTTTTTGTAGAGGGTAAAATACAGGAATAA
- a CDS encoding TrmH family RNA methyltransferase: MNTFKQITSLQNPLIKKTLVLKDKSRERKKSNLFVLEGARELQLALKGNYSIETLFFCKDLISEQAITDLIKNNSTTNVIEVNLDVYQKIAYRATTEGVVALVKSKNHTINNLQLSSKKPLILIAEAPEKPGNIGALLRTADAANLDAVIIANPKTDLYNPNIIRSSVGCVFTTKIATGTTSEIIAYLKEHNIATYCAALTASKIYTTVDYTSGSAIVVGTEATGLSKEWLSNSNQNIIIPMEGQIDSMNVSVAAAVVIFEAKRQRS; the protein is encoded by the coding sequence ATGAATACATTTAAACAAATAACAAGCTTACAAAATCCGCTAATTAAAAAAACTTTAGTACTAAAAGACAAGTCTAGAGAGCGTAAAAAAAGTAATCTTTTTGTGCTAGAAGGTGCCAGAGAGTTACAACTTGCTTTAAAAGGAAACTATAGTATTGAAACCTTGTTTTTTTGTAAAGATTTAATTTCTGAGCAGGCTATTACAGACTTAATTAAAAATAATAGCACTACAAATGTTATAGAGGTTAACTTAGATGTGTACCAAAAAATAGCATACAGAGCTACTACAGAAGGTGTAGTAGCACTTGTAAAAAGTAAAAATCATACTATAAACAACTTACAACTAAGCTCAAAAAAACCTCTAATTTTAATAGCAGAAGCTCCAGAAAAACCAGGTAATATTGGTGCGTTATTGCGTACAGCAGATGCTGCAAATTTAGATGCTGTTATTATTGCCAATCCTAAGACAGACCTTTATAATCCTAATATTATACGTTCTAGCGTAGGTTGCGTTTTTACTACTAAAATTGCAACGGGTACAACGTCTGAAATTATAGCGTACTTAAAAGAACATAATATTGCTACGTATTGTGCTGCGCTAACCGCTTCAAAAATATATACAACTGTAGATTATACCAGCGGATCTGCCATTGTAGTGGGTACAGAGGCAACAGGTTTATCTAAAGAGTGGTTAAGCAACTCTAACCAAAATATTATAATTCCTATGGAAGGCCAAATAGACTCCATGAACGTTTCTGTAGCTGCTGCTGTAGTTATTTTTGAAGCAAAACGACAAAGAAGTTAG
- a CDS encoding M48 family metallopeptidase, whose protein sequence is MSILFYVILSIIILQFVIDAAVDYLNAKKFKEAIPQELNGIFNEEEYIKSQRYKTANYRFGVFSGSFSVLLTLSFLIFGGFAWVDNFARSITDNPILVAIIFFGIIMIGNSILNVPLSYYSTFVIEEKFGFNKTTKKLFFLDLIKSWFLTAIIGGALLALVIWFYNWAGTNFWIYAWVAISIISIFMNMFYSKLIVPLFNKQTPLENGSLKTKIEEYAQKVGFELQNIFIIDGSKRSTKANAYFSGFGKQKRVTLYDTLVKDLDEEEIIAVLAHEVGHYKRKHILFNLTASILLTGLTLYILSIFINTPSISLAIGVTVPSFHAALIGFGILYSPISETTSLIMNYLSRKFEYQADDYAKKTYASMPLITSLKKLSKTSLSNLTPHPAYVFMNYSHPTLIDRINNLKK, encoded by the coding sequence ATGAGTATTCTTTTTTATGTAATACTAAGCATTATTATACTGCAATTTGTAATAGATGCTGCTGTAGATTATTTAAACGCTAAAAAATTTAAAGAAGCTATACCACAGGAGCTAAACGGCATTTTTAATGAAGAAGAGTACATTAAATCTCAGCGTTACAAAACTGCAAACTATAGATTTGGTGTATTTTCTGGTAGTTTTTCTGTACTACTAACACTGTCGTTTTTAATTTTTGGAGGGTTTGCTTGGGTAGATAATTTTGCGCGTAGCATAACAGACAATCCTATTTTAGTTGCTATTATTTTTTTTGGTATTATAATGATAGGCAACAGTATTTTAAATGTACCCTTATCTTACTACAGCACCTTTGTAATAGAAGAAAAATTTGGGTTTAATAAAACTACTAAAAAGTTATTTTTTTTAGACCTAATTAAGAGTTGGTTTTTAACTGCCATTATTGGCGGTGCTCTTTTAGCATTAGTTATTTGGTTTTACAACTGGGCTGGTACAAATTTTTGGATATATGCTTGGGTGGCAATTTCTATTATTTCAATTTTCATGAATATGTTTTACAGCAAGTTAATTGTACCCCTTTTTAACAAACAAACGCCTTTAGAAAATGGTAGTCTTAAAACTAAAATTGAAGAATACGCTCAAAAAGTTGGTTTTGAACTCCAAAATATTTTTATAATAGATGGTTCTAAAAGATCTACCAAAGCTAACGCATATTTCTCTGGTTTTGGAAAACAAAAAAGAGTTACGTTGTATGACACGCTTGTTAAAGATTTAGACGAAGAGGAGATAATTGCCGTTTTAGCGCATGAGGTTGGGCATTACAAACGCAAGCATATTTTATTTAATTTAACTGCTTCAATTTTACTTACTGGTTTAACATTGTACATTTTATCAATTTTTATAAATACACCTAGTATTTCTTTAGCAATTGGTGTAACCGTACCTAGTTTTCATGCTGCTTTAATAGGTTTTGGCATATTGTACAGTCCTATATCAGAAACTACAAGCTTAATAATGAACTACTTATCTAGAAAGTTTGAATACCAAGCAGATGATTATGCTAAAAAAACATACGCTTCAATGCCATTAATTACATCATTAAAAAAGTTGTCAAAAACAAGCTTAAGCAACCTTACGCCCCACCCAGCATATGTTTTTATGAACTATTCTCACCCTACTCTAATTGACAGAATTAACAATTTAAAAAAATAA